The following is a genomic window from Tripterygium wilfordii isolate XIE 37 chromosome 19, ASM1340144v1, whole genome shotgun sequence.
CCCAGCAATAACACCATTTTCTTCGTGGAAGCTCCTCTCTTTCTTCGATTCTTCTCTGTGTGTACAGTTTTACTTTGACTTCTTCACCTGGGCTTCTATGGCGTCAATTTCAGCTACTTGTCTCCGGCTCCAAGCTCCACTGAAGGTGCAGTTTCACAAGAGTGGTCAGGTTATtactttccttttaattttttttttcttgtttatgtAATCTCATTTCAACAATTTGAGTCCTAACGTTCTCACGGATGGCTCCAACCTTCTGCATTGCAATTAGAAGATCGTATGAAATCTTGCCTGAATTCTGAATTTGATAATacatgcgaacatgtggcctTCCTAGCTGCAGATTCCTAGAAAGAGTCTATCTATGTATTATGTAGGGGCGAGTTTTGCGTGAATAATGCATGTTCTCGACCCTATTCAACGTAGAatccttgtgcacgagagttgtttaccgtGAAACTAAGGTCTAGCCaatacaaaacaagaaaaataagctAGTTGAGAATTTAGAACTTATAAGGTCATTGTATGtttttgggttgggttgggttaatTACAATATGTTCAGCGAAAAATAGAGAGGTGTTTTCATTTCACTCACCTAAAGATGTTCGTTTACAATTCACACATGCAAAGATTCAAACGTTTACAATTTCCTCACTCCGTCAATGGAACCGTTAGTCAATTGACGGTTAACGTTAACCTAGCTGttaaatgtatatatggacTATTAATTGTTGACGTGACACTTCTTtgcaaagaaattttaaaaactgatgtggaataaagaagaaaaaaaaagaataaacaacTCACAAGTATCCCAATAAAGTAGGACCTctatcaatgtttacaatttgaaatagaGACTAGTTTCGTATTTTATTCAACAATTCTTGATTTCCATGTGGTACAATCAACAAACAGAAATTTGCGTTCAGAACAAAAACATCGACACAAGTTGAACCCACGAATATGCCAATAATCTAGTCTATGTCAATAAAAGACTCTGAAACATGTAAATAAAACGAATAAACAACTTTTTATGGGATCACATGTCGACCATTAACACAACACAACCAGTTCGATTGAAAATCACATATCGATAAACAAACTCACCCGACATCAATAGGTTGGTCTTGAGGACATGACATCTCCAAGTATTGAATCACAAAGTCTGAACAACAAATTTGGATGGGTCGAGCAAAATCAAAGGATAAAACAGGCTAGTGAGATTTGGTTATCAATTTGGTGTAGCAGTGCCTAGTGAAAGGGATAATGAAGGCTAGAGTAATCGCAAATGTCGTCTTCCTCTTTTAGAcgttttttttagggttttagattttataatataataaaatattttaatgtaaataatatcaaatacgtatataatttaaaaagaagTGTCATGTTAGCAAATAATAgtccatatatacatttaaCAGCCAGGTCAGCGTTTAACGGTTCCGTTGACGAAGTGAGAAAATCGTAAACGTTTGAATCTTTGTATGAGTGAATTGTAAGTGAACATCTTTGGGTGATTGAAATGAAAACACTCCTATCTTTCGTTGAGCATATTGTAATTAACCCtttttgggttttatttttcAACAATTTAGTGTGCTTGTCAATTGTCAAGAAACTACACAAGGAAACGCTTGCTTGCTGCATCCCAAGTCCTTGATGTTTGTCAATTATTAGGGCTTTGTTTGATTCTCAAGGGGAATGGGAAATTGGGAATAGTCATGTTTGGTTTTACAAGACGAAATAGGTATACCAATGGGGATTCCATCTTCTCAATATATATTTAGAATGGCTATAGAATCTATTTATGCAAATAATTATCGCTGACAATGAGTTTTTTTTAGTTGTTTATTGAGATACATTTCGAGAATTGTATACTCTGCAATTTTACCTTACTTTCTTCGGTATTCTTAGGAATCAACGAGTTTGTAGAAGACCATTGAATTTCCTTTTCGCTTATATCCATTACACACTGCATCAAATATATCTTCGCTTGTTTTCATAAAAGTTGAATCCGCAAATATACAatccttaggcaatatcaatcccaaattgactctaaacgatacaagattgcatgtaaaagaatgtataattatatttatataattagcacatcaaTAAGCAATGTGTTCTGAGTTACTTGAGACTCGGACATACACATTGTGGTTGGTTGCTTCTCTTTTGTGGTCTACGATCTGGATCCAGGAAGAACAAATACTAGAGGACTCAAAATGAGAATTGCTCATTTGGTTATTGCTTGTGTAGGTAGCTGGTAGAATTGCTCCTTTGAATTGGGTATCCGTACGTCCCTCTTCAAGGACTGTCCGATTCCAGGTCTCTTGCGCGGTAATAACTTCGTCTCCCCTAATAATTTATATCGATTACAAGCCATGGTTGTGGTGTTATAGTTGTTGAATTGGGATGTAATGACAGGCAAGGCCAGAGACAGTGCAAAAAGTTTGTGAAATTGTGAGGAAGCAACTAGCTTTGCCTCCTGAGTCCGAGCTCACTCCTGAGTCCAAGTTCTCTGCACTCGGCGCTGATTCACTCGACACGGTAGAGATAGTCATGGGGTTGGAGGAAGAATTTGACATTAGTGTGGAAGAGGAGAACTCTCAGAACATTACAACAGTCCAAGAAGCCGCGGACTTGATTGATAAACTTGTTCAGAAGAAAGATGTGGCTTAGGAAGTGTGGCAGGGAAGTGAAGAGTTTTGAGTCTGGATCATGAATTAGGGGGATTTTTGGCTCTGGCTTGTTTTCTAGATTTTCAGTTTGTTGAGGAGAAATGAATCCATTTCTAAGGTTTTGGCATCTGAATTTCTATTTCTCTTGGATTACTTCAATTTTGAATCGTAAGATTTTGGCAGCTACTTAAAATCTATGTTCTGGCTTTGTACCGTTCGGTCGATTACTAGGTTCTGCATACTCCCCGATCAAACAATAGCATTGCGGATACTTTGGCTTCCACAGGATGTATTTCTGATTCGATGTTTATTTTCGTTGAGACGGTCCCATCATCCATTTACTCTATTTACATGTTCGAATGTACTCCTTttgattaattttaaaaaaaaattataagttgaACTCATGAAAATAGTTAGAATTCAAATTTAATTAAGCTACATTTTCATTACTATCAAAATTTGTTGATGATTTCTTTCCTTATTTATTCTGGTTCTTCTAATTTTAAAATTAGAATAACATGATTGAAATGTAATTTTTGATATTATAAGAAGACACTACACCCAGATTACAATAATTATCTTAAATTAttgtatttattaaattaatttcacTTTCTATTAATATCCTTTTACAATTTTTTATGAATATTCAAAATTAATATCAAACTCTATTATTGCGATACAATTTTGTGAGTGTTTTGATATGTGTAGGCTTTTGAGTGTTAATTGTTTTACACGTCTCCTAAACAAACTAAAAGATAATTAAGTAAATACGAAAAGTTTAATTCATGAAAGtaactaaaatatatttttagtaTTCAAAATTTACTAGTCATTTAAATTTATAATTCATGTAAAGAGACTAAAAATGACACAAGACGAACGCCACAATAATgagtttattgttttttttgttagattTGATGAATAAATTCAGGATTGATTCGAAGTTTGTGGAGGTGAGACCTGTTGTTGGTTTATTGTTTCAGGAGTTGCCCTCCGAACGGGGGTTTAGCAGTTCATACTTCATACAACTCGGGTACATAAAGTGGCAGAGGGTTCTTATTGGACGTTTTGAATCAAGGGAGGTTGAAGAACTATCAGACAATTGATAAGGGTGTTCGGATAGCTGCACTGAAAATCAAGTTTGGAAGTTGTTACTTTCTGGATAGCTTAAGTGGATGTCTGGATGGCTGATaggtgataggtatgataatacctattgtttttggtagaaatatcccctcttaagctttcttttgataaataatgagtgtatttatgtgttgatttgtattttgataggttgattgcggtttggatgaaaagcgacggaaaaagggctgaattgaagaaaatgtccaccgaccttcgtgtgttcaaatagtcataaatttctgtcacgttattggaattgagcgcaacaaaaggcattggaaagtagacatctcaagctttccgtagaatctaaaatcatgcaaatcggaggtcatatggagaagttatggtcatttgaataatgtgcctaggggtaacgcgcctaggcgcgcgcctaggcgcaaaaaattgtgcacgcccaggatcacttctgcacgcccagtccagagagttggacttgaattttaagttgtgcacgcctaggatcacgcctaggcgtgtgcctaggcgtggtgcgcctaggcgtgaaaacaacgcgcctaggcgtgaaaaacaattttctgaggtgttttaagtcgcgatttgtccgagctacggGACTTTTTAACCAAAaacagatttctggagagcgaaaacagagggggaaggtgattcttggagctaggaggagagattcttcaactccacttggatctactcaactcattggatttattcatgcctttctcatctattctcttgtgtttttctctcattatgtgtaactaaacctcttgtgccaaggctaggatgaagccttgggtttgatgacttcgtttatgacttgatttacatacatatgagttgatttgggtataaatcttgtgtttctatgtttgattgtaatttattcatgcttgtggtgtttggccaacactttaggtttttggatgaaattgtttggagaatttgcttagacaataatatgtcaagtagattatacttcttgaaacacttgattatgaatgtgtctccctttaattaggtgacaatttgtatgaatcctaatctccatagaactccatgaattcctatgcatgtttagaccaataagatggctagaatgtatttaggaatatccgacctagaccaataagatggctagtaatcgattgtagggagatttggcttaagtgcgctaaaaccgacttaggtacggattcgttatgcccgaattagcaaatatgtgtatgaatttgtatcattgcaagtcatttcccaagggggattccaaagccttggtgttcatctcatttgcattagttgcatccctattctaagaaaataccaaaaatactttgctctttacttgtcttagtttaattaccaacccaaacaatcttgagttgatctttactttgtttgcattgtacatacatacatacaagtatacatttggattagacataactccatccctgtggattcgacccttgcttatcattgtgctgtagtcgccgactagtacacttgctagtaaggttaatttagacccaacaatagGCCGTACTAATTTTCTATAAATATTATCGTTGTTTTCTAGGGTTGTAATCTAATTTCCTATTATTTTGTTTCTCTAGGAGATGGTCGAGAAAGAGCAAAGAACAGAACTTTATGGTAATCTCTTGGAGTTCAATTATGTTTAAAGTAAGAAAGAATTGAGTGTGTATTTATAACAATTtgttatataataatttttttcttgattatCTTTTTACAATGTACGTGATTTTTCTTCCAatcttgaaaattttccatgtaTCTAGGACAAATTTCACAACATTTTTAATGGACCTAACGCCTTCACGCCCCTAACCAAAAACAATTTCTAGTAGGGAAAAACTGTTGGACTTGCATTTATCGTGGTGATAATTCGGACAAATTTATTACGGGGGCCGCCAGACCCAAGTCGCGGTGTAGCTGCGGAACATTGGATTCCATTTCTTGCCAACACGGTTGACACGTCAGCGCTCTCGCCGCATCCAATATAGGGCCCCTGAATGTCTCCGTCATCATCTGTCCCGCGGAGTCCGCTTCAGCCTTCTGCCAACGTTGTCGTTTAACGCCTCACCCGTTTTCAACCCGCACAATCTACCTCTTCACCAAAAGACTATCCTCCATACGTCTCTCCGGGCTTCaaattttctcgagaaaatctAGCTCCCCCAGAAATCCTCGCTGCACTAATAGACtcctacacacacatataactGTATAAATTAATGGATCGGCGGCGGACGGGAAGTCCGGTGTATTCGAGGCAGTGGAGCGGGGGATCGAGCAGTACGGGTTCGTCTTCGCCGGCGATGTCGCCTGCACATCCGAGTTCACGTCTGGGACCGGCGACAAATGCCTTCTCTACTGTGAAGCGCACGCAGAACGTGGCAGCAAAGGCTGCCGCACAGCGCCTGGCTCAGGTCATGGCGTCGCAGGCCTCCACTGACGATGACGAGGAAGACGATCTAACGTTCCGATTCAGTGTCCCCACACCTCCTGCTCCCTCTATTCATTCCAGTACTGTTAGGAATGGTAGCAGTAATATTACCACACCTACGATTTCGCTCACTCGGCCAAATAGATCTCCCTCTCCCGCGGTAATTGACTTGCATCTGATGCTCCGTACTATCCCTTGTCTGATTCTTCTTGAGCGAATCGTTGTCAATATATCTTCGAATTCTCTTTCTACCATGCTCTTTGGCTGATTTATTTTTTCGAATCTGTCAATTGGTTTGTATATATTTGAATTTGACGGTGATGTTTGATCTGATTATGGCTTATTtgaattttggtattttaattagTTAGGTCGGAACTTTGTAGAGCATGCTCCTTCAGTTCGCTCCACATCGGCTGGAAGGTCGTCCATGTCTGTTCGGTCCACGAATTTGGTGCCACCCAGCAAATCTTCAATTAAAACTCAAGTTTCTTTACCGCCCATTGAACCTCCTAGTCATATGAATAGACATAAGAGGTAAGTAAAACTTTTAATGATTGTTTTCTCCCAACATTTTGAGTCTAGACCATGAGTTGCTTAATTGGACTTTGTTTATACTCCTACATGGTGGACATGGATGTTTATAATTATCTAAAACTGGTTTTAATTGTATATCATTAAGCTGTGAAATGTTGTTTGTAATACTTTATGAATTCTGTGGAAACACTGAAGTTTCATGTGTCAGACAAATGGTTGATGTAATTTCTCAATTTTGACgtgttagttttttttatagataGCAGTGGATGCGGCTTTTGATCATCTTTCATAACTTAACTTCATACCATTGTGCCTTACAATTCTTCATGACCATCGTTTTGCAGGGGCTTATGTTGTTTGAAAACATCTTGATCtcttttctacttttttttttcctctttataAGCCTTAGCTTTATGAGGTTGAGAATGAGTTATAGGATTTTGTATAGCCTTCCGAAGTTGCAGGTTCCATTTCCTGCGTgctgatttcatgtttttatgtcaATTTAATTGCTTGTATTTTCTGATTTCTTATAGTTGATAATGAATGCAGACCTCCATATATTTTTACAATGTGATTTTGATAAACTTTATTTTGTATTGCTGGGGTATATTAGTGTTATTCATTCAACTGCTTTGATTTTATTGCCGGCAATGATGCAGGTTTACATCAGATGTGGGGCAACATAGCTCAAAGGACACAGGAGACCAGCGTGAAGCATCTGCACTTCGTGACGAAGTACGTCATTCTCACCCAAAGTTGATAACAATACACTTGGCAATCACAGACATATGATAGCTGAAGATGCATAGTATCTCACCAATTTTAAACTTTTATTGGAAAACTCCCCCTTTTAATTCTTAATGTGGTTGGTTTTATGCTACATGTGCTACATTGCAGCTTGATATGCTACAGGAAGAGAACGAAAATATAATTGACAAGGTGCACTTTTTCCTGCCCAAATTCTCTACTTGTTTCTGTGCCTAATTGCATGTGATGAATAATATTTACATGAGTGTTCTGTCCAGCTTCGCCATGCAGAAGAAAGACGCCAGGAAGCGGAGGCCAGAGCTAGGGAGCTTGAGAAACAGGTCTATTACAGCTCTTTGACATTCTTTTTTAGTTATGCTAGATTCTGTATAAAGTAGGGCTAAACTTTTTAAACATATTGCCTTAAGTTAACTTGTGGGAGGCAAGATTTCATTCCTTAATTGATTGGAGAGAGCGTATTTCTTACAGCAACTTGCTTCTCGTGTTGAAAATTGGTCCCCTGAGGTATATTATAGGAAGTTTTTTCTTTATGTTATGGAATAAGTTCACTATGTCAGTGCTTCTGTTGAATGTGCCTTGCAGTAGTTGAATATAAGAATTGAATGGTGAAAGTGAGTAAAGTTGTGGAGGGCTTGTCGATGTATTTGAGATTTTACATTTTTAGGCTTAATGGAACTGATTCGCAGAATATCTTCCCAATTTCTGTACATGGTTCTTATCTCTTTGACATTACAAAAAGCTGCTTATTTCAACTTCACTACTGTGTTCACAGGTTGCTGCTCTTGGAGAAGGTGTATCCTTAGAGGCTAAATTGATAAGCAGGTTAGGCTTCACTACTTTGTGGCcctttgatgtttttgtttgaTAGTCTATTATTCTTGCTATAATTCTCTTTATCTGTTTATCATTTATATGCAGGAAGGAAGCTGCATTGCGTCAGAGGGAGGTAAGTTAGGAGCCTTATTAGACATAACTTTTGTGAGTTGTGTATCTTTATGATGTACATTTAACATGCTTTTGGGACATGAACTTGAGATTAGGCCATTAGTTAAACTTTGCATCAGCATTCAGACATTTTCCTGGCCTCTGCTTGTTGTATCAATTATACTTTGTTTCAgtgttttttctctctctcgctGACACATGCATctattttcttctgttttgggtttttacggttttgtcattttttttcaataggCTGCACTTAGAGCTGCCCAACAGTCAAATGATGGGAGACAAGAGGAAATTTCCGCTCTTCATTCTGAACTTGAGGTTAATTATGGTGCTAGTTGTGTTTCAGATATTAATTTTTCGGGTGAATGCCATAATATTTTACCTCGCCCTGTTTGGATCAGAACTGGAAAGAAGAGGCGGCTACAGCTTTGGAACATCTCCAAGAAGCAGAATCTGAAACAAAATCCCTTCGCACAATGACACAGAGAATGATTCTGACTAAGGAAGAAATGGTTTGTCCAACACTATATTAAGCTTAGATTTACCAGTAGCTGCCTAAATATTAATAATGTATGGCATCTATGATTTACAGGAGGAAGTTGTCCTGAAGAGATGTTGGCTTGCTCGGTACTGGGGTTTAGCTGTACAACATGGTATAGATCTGTTTTAGTATTTTTCTGCTTATGAAAGAAAGCTAGTTTACATGCTTTTAATTGTCCCGAATTTTCTTGAGGCATACCTGGAAAACTTGTGCTTGATTGTAAATCTTCCTTTTGTATGGTTGCACACCTATGTGCTTGTTTGTCTCTCAGCAAGAGAGTATACTCCATACGTCTTATTTTTGTCAGTAATCACTGATCTATTTATTGGTATCATTTTGTTGCATATATGCTTGATTGGCGAACCCTTGGACTAGTGGTAAAGTTGCTTTACCATGACTTAGAGAGTGTCATGGgatcaattcttggaaacatcCTTCCACTTTGTGGGCACAAGGCTGTGTTCATCTTGCCCTTTCCTCATTCTGCTTCTACTGCGGGAGCTTTGTGCACAGGCCTTTTTTGTCTGTTATTTTCCTGCTTGAATGCATACACATCTGTTTTTGTttggtctttggttttggtttattttctcattattttgaATCATTCTTTATTTATCTGTTGCTGGGGGATTACTCCTTTTTGATTGGTGGATAAATATTGCACCtgaatttcttattcttgtgtTTGCTCTTGGGCTTCATAGGCATTTGTGCAGATACAGCTATCTCAAAGCATGAACATTGGTCTGCTCTAGCTCCTCTTCCCTTTGAAGTTGTCATCTCTGCAGGGCAAAAGGCTAAAGAGGAGTCATGGGATAGAGGTTAGTTGATTTAACAATGTTACCgcatttgaattttattttatttctgttGATCTTTCGGTCCTTGTATTTTTAAGTTGGAAACGATATCATATGATGGATCAGGTGGTGGTGACCGAGATAGAAGTAAACTTGCCCGAGATTTGAATGATCTAAGTGGAGAAGGAAATATTGAGAGCATGCTCTCCGTTGAAATGGGCCTGAGAGAATTAGCATCGTTAAAGGTTCCCATTTATTTCAAACTCCAACTCGTGGttcctagtttttttttttttcatgagttATATTTGTTAAAAACTATGTAAGGTACATTCCAACCAGCATACTTCCTCCAACTCCAACCCAGAAAGAATTCTTTTTTGGACAGCCACAGAGGTGTCAAATGCTTAATAACTGCTTTGACACAAGGTTCtgtatttttcttcttgaaatgcCCCTATCCTTTTCCTACAGGTTAATGTTGGGTCTGAATGATCAGGCAATGAGTGTGCAGTAGTATTATACAAGGTTAATATTTAAATGGATGTAgtattatacaaaaaaaaatggatgtAGTAGACATAAGTTCTTGATACCATTTAATAATAAGTTAACATTATGGATTCGTACATAATTTGTGCACGGAGTTAGTTTCTTTATTCGAACAGTGGACATTATAAGAGGTGCTTAAGTTGTGTTGACGATATAAAGCCTCTTTAAGAATACATATTCAAAGGATAGCGCATACCATGTGTACCTCTTTAAATACATATTGTGTACCTCTTACATGCCTGCAAAGTTGTGCCCTCAGTTTTGACTATGTCAAGAGTGTCTTTCAGATTTTCTCATTTCTTAAATCACCgccttacaagatatttttttcttcaattgctgCCTTTTTTAGGTTGAGGATGCTGTGGTGCTTGCATTGGCTCAACACAGACGACCGAGTATGGTTCGACAATCCTTTTTAGGTACATTTTCACATCATCCACAAGTGCTTTTTGTCTACCCATGCCCAATTTGGTTGGATGAAATACTGGCTCTCTTTTGATCCATCGGTTGCCCGGACTGAAGTTGTAGTTATATCTTTTCCTGTAGGTCATGAGTCGTCGCAATATATTAGTTCTTTctcttccattcaaaaaaatatattttaaatacttTTTCTTCATATTGTTGTTATTGTAAATTTAGTCATGTTGTTATTCATCTTATTATATTGTATTATATTCTTCTTCACTTTAATATGTCTAATTTCATTATGGTTCTATACATTTCATCACCATCAAAGCCTTTAATGCCAAGTGATGTTGGAATTAGCTACTTAAATCCCTATGGGAAATTAGCGAGATCCCCACCATATGAATTCTCCTGTGCCATTTGTTTCTGTCAAAAGCCTTCTCCGTTGGCTAATCTATGGAGTCTTGCCCATTTTTATCACTTCCATCCACATCTTTTGCCCCCCCTCCCCCCCGTGTCTCTTTTGGTATCTCCAACTTGAATACTCTCTACTCTACATATTACACTCTATATTACCCTGAAGCAACTATTTCACTTTTGCTTCGTTAAAAGTTAAAGATGCTGTTAGagtaatttattaaattatccTGAACCAGATATAAAGCACTTGTTGTTTTCCTAATGTTCAGATTCCAAATCAACTGGTCAACCCAAGTTTGTGGAGGCATATGGTAAGAAATACATTCTTACATTGAAATTTTGGAAATTCAACCTGAATGTCATATTATAGGGCATGCAAATCAGCATTGTTGATGCACATGctttgttggatttttttttttcttttgacattttgGATTTATTTAACATGATGTATTTCCTTTGAATTGTTGGTTTAGCTTTTTAGTGTGGGATGTCTAAATAATGGACAAGATGACTAAAAAGCTTATTTCATAATGTTTAAATCTTATGCTGGAAAAATCAATTTGCTTGCTTTTTTGCTTGCACAACAATTTTGCACTTTTAAATGCTTCATCATATGATCAAATTTTcataattcaaattcaaatcagAAGTGGATTTTGTTACCTTTACCATATAGTTCTGGCTTACTATAAACATCATCAGAAGAGAGAAGACATGCAAAGAAATCTGCTAATAGTTTATGGGTTGTAAATTGAAATAAGAATAGAAATAGCTGCACAAAGAATGCGGATATTCAGAAAGGGCCAATTGTCGCATGTAAGCAAATGGCGCTCACATGATATATATTAGTATAAGGCCTCTTATACAACATGACCAAAAGGCCCTTACATTTGCAGTTTAATTCTTGACAGGAGAAAGC
Proteins encoded in this region:
- the LOC119986014 gene encoding acyl carrier protein 4, chloroplastic-like, whose amino-acid sequence is MASISATCLRLQAPLKVQFHKSGQVAGRIAPLNWVSVRPSSRTVRFQVSCAARPETVQKVCEIVRKQLALPPESELTPESKFSALGADSLDTVEIVMGLEEEFDISVEEENSQNITTVQEAADLIDKLVQKKDVA
- the LOC119986010 gene encoding coiled-coil domain-containing protein SCD2-like isoform X1, with translation MDRRRTGSPVYSRQWSGGSSSTGSSSPAMSPAHPSSRLGPATNAFSTVKRTQNVAAKAAAQRLAQVMASQASTDDDEEDDLTFRFSVPTPPAPSIHSSTVRNGSSNITTPTISLTRPNRSPSPALGRNFVEHAPSVRSTSAGRSSMSVRSTNLVPPSKSSIKTQVSLPPIEPPSHMNRHKRFTSDVGQHSSKDTGDQREASALRDELDMLQEENENIIDKLRHAEERRQEAEARARELEKQVAALGEGVSLEAKLISRKEAALRQREAALRAAQQSNDGRQEEISALHSELENWKEEAATALEHLQEAESETKSLRTMTQRMILTKEEMEEVVLKRCWLARYWGLAVQHGICADTAISKHEHWSALAPLPFEVVISAGQKAKEESWDRGGGDRDRSKLARDLNDLSGEGNIESMLSVEMGLRELASLKVEDAVVLALAQHRRPSMVRQSFLDSKSTGQPKFVEAYELSENEAEDVLFKEAWLTYFWRRAKVHGVEEDIAEERLQFWISRSGQSPTSYDAVDVERGLMELRKLGIEQQLWEVSRKEIGQPSSALIANHTPPTDSEVST
- the LOC119986010 gene encoding coiled-coil domain-containing protein SCD2-like isoform X2, producing MSVRSTNLVPPSKSSIKTQVSLPPIEPPSHMNRHKRFTSDVGQHSSKDTGDQREASALRDELDMLQEENENIIDKLRHAEERRQEAEARARELEKQVAALGEGVSLEAKLISRKEAALRQREAALRAAQQSNDGRQEEISALHSELENWKEEAATALEHLQEAESETKSLRTMTQRMILTKEEMEEVVLKRCWLARYWGLAVQHGICADTAISKHEHWSALAPLPFEVVISAGQKAKEESWDRGGGDRDRSKLARDLNDLSGEGNIESMLSVEMGLRELASLKVEDAVVLALAQHRRPSMVRQSFLDSKSTGQPKFVEAYELSENEAEDVLFKEAWLTYFWRRAKVHGVEEDIAEERLQFWISRSGQSPTSYDAVDVERGLMELRKLGIEQQLWEVSRKEIGQPSSALIANHTPPTDSEVST